The Lewinellaceae bacterium nucleotide sequence AGCTCCAGGCTGGGGCCTTCACCATTGGGTGCAACAGGCCAGGGGAGGCTGACACCGTAAGCCACAGAATCTACCAGCATGCCTGCTGCATCGTAAAGTCGGACGGCATCACCGCTGCTGCCGAGACCAAAATCAAACTCACCGGCGTAAGGGGCCACATCAGGGTGAATGGCCTCAAATTTATCTGAATCCTGGCACAATACCAGGTAGCCATAAGCAGGGATCACTGTGCCTTCTGGAATCAAAAAAGCATGAGCATCATCATCATCCTTCATCACCCAGGCCGACAGGTCGATGGCATTGGCGGTGGGGTTGAGCAGTTCCACCCAGTCGCCTGCATTGGCCCAGGAGGGAGAATTGTAATTGATCTCGTTGATGACGATGCTGGTCACAGCGCTACCCTCCGCGAAGTAGGCAAAAATATTGGTTCCTTGCGTGATGTCTACCTCGATGGTTTCCGAGGTCAGCGTCTGACCGTTGACCTCCCAGTGATCGAATACATAACCGACGTTGGGCTGTGCCGTCAGCCGGATGGGAACGGTCTGAAAATAAACGCCCGACCACTGGGGCTCGTACAGGGTCAGTGTATTGAGCCGGATGATGCCACCCGTTTCGGGGATCCTGTTGACCCCCACGGCATATTGAGCCGGCAGGTTGAACTTCGTCCGGATATGGTTGCGCAGGTAATATACCCTGACGTTGGCAAAATTTTTCATCTTTTCGATCTCCTGGCTCCATGTCCAAATGTTCGGTCCCTGCCATTGACTGGAATGACGCGGCATTTCCGATTCTATCCTTTCTGCCACGATATCGATGTGGTTTTTTACGGTCAGGGCTTTAAAGCTGGTATTCATCAGGTCGGCAAAGCGGTTGATGAAATAGTTCCGGAATTCAATATTCTGGAGCAACCGCCTCAACAGATAGGTGGACCAGGGCGGGTTGGGCCAGTCGGGGCCATTGGTAGCCGTTGCAAATTCCAGGGTGTTGTTCAAATAATTGGCATCGGCCCAGGTACTGAAGCCGAAATCCGTATCAAACAATATCCACCGCCACTTGCCGCCATCGGAATGGGATCGCCAGAATTTGATGTTGTTGCCCGGCCAGTCCTGATTGTCAAAATAAATTTCTGCGATAGTGTAATCGGCAAAGTTGCTGATATCCATCCGCTCGCTTACCGCCTCGTAATTGGCTGACTGGGCAATGTCATTCGTTTGCAAAAAACTGATCATATCCAGGTAAGCGGCGTTGCTGCCTTCAACGGGAGAAGCATTTCCTTCCAGCAAATCAATATTGCTGGCCGGGACTCCGTGATTGGCTTCGAGGAAATCTTCGTTGACCTTTTCACGGATGTTATGTATGCCCCAATACTGACCATTAAGGTACATCACTGCCGGACGGTAGGCCTGTAGATCAATATCCAGGTTCCTCACCAGGCTCGACATCATGCCGTCCCGCATCATGGACGTATTCCAGTCGTTGCCGCTATTGCGTAATACGAGGGAGTGAAATTGATCAATGGGTTTATCATCGAACAAATGATATTCAATGGCATCATCCCCATATTCACTCCTCATGAAAATGGATAGTGACTTTTGGGCATTACCCCGGCTCCATCCGCCGAATATACTGATGCCGCAATTGACGGAAAAAGCCGTTTGGCCGGAAGGCTCCATCATCGTAATATGGGCAGGACGCTCCCAGTCTTCCCAGAAATTGGCCCCGAAAAAAGGAAAGTTATTGTCATAATTGGTCCCCAGGGCATAAATGCCGGTCTGGTTGCTCCACAAATTCTCGGGATCGGTGGTCAGGGAAATGACCGGCAGATCATGGGGTGAGTCAAAGAGGTAGGTACGTGACGTTATCCGCCCCTGGAGTGCTCCCGTTTTGGTGATCCGTGCCTTGACCACCTTATTGCTGGAAATATTGATGGGCAGGGAATAAATGGCACTGGAGGCCGTCGGATCCGCACCGTTTAGGGTATATCGTATTTGTTCTCCCTCACCGGCCCCGGAAAGAACCAGGCTTTGAGTAGAAGTCAGGAACATCTGGTTGAGGGAAAACTGCACTTCATGATCTACAATCTCTGAATAATAGGTGCCTCCGTTGGGAGCTTCCGGTGTTGGATTGGCAAAATAAACGAGTTCGTCAGGATTATTCAACAGGCGGCCGAAAGAATAATTGGCAGGAAAAGATCCAAAGGTCAGGGAATCTACCACCCCTTCTACGTCATGGGTGAGATACAAAGTCTCCCCGCCGGAAGATAATTTAAAATTGGTATGCAGCCGCCCGCCTTCCAGGTAAACATCATTGGACAAAGGTTCATTTAAACTGACGGGTTGAACATATCCAAGGGTGAGAATAGGAATGCCCGACATATCCGAAGAAACTGCACCAATGTTATGTACCTGTACGGCCAGTACATTATCTCCTTCCACCAGCAGGCTGGTCATCTCCGACAGGTTGAATGCTTCGGGGGAACCTCCGTTGTAGATCGCGGCTTCATGGTCAGACCCAGCGGTCTGGTTGTAGGAAACCATAACCCCCGGGGTGCCAATATTGGCCCGGGCGATCTCGGTACCGTTGAGGTAAGCTACGAAAGAGTCGTCGTAATCCATATGCAGCCAAAGGGCTTCGAGGCCTTCGGTCGTTTCCAACGTAAAATGCTTGCGCATAAATACTGAAATGGTTCCGTTGGGCACATAGGTGGCATCATCGCCATCACCGTAACCGATGCTGGTTCCTCCCATATTCCAGGGGCCGTCATCAAAACCGGGATTCCTCCAGCTGTTCGGCACGGAAGCATTGGGAACTATATATTTCCAAACATCCCCCCGGTCGATCACGGAATACCAGTTCATGGACACCTGGGTTCTGTCCTTATCGGAAGCAAAGATCAAAAACGGATCTCCAGGGTTAAGACTGAGTGCTGGAATGTGCCATTTCAACAAGTCATTGGAATCATCGCTGAGATAATAATCCCCGAGGTTGACGGGTGAAGCGCCAAAGTTGTTGAGTTCTATCCAGTCAGGGGTATCGCCATCCTCGTCGTAGATCACATCGATATTGGAAGACATCACTTCATTGATGCGAACATCCTGCCCGGACAAAGATTGGGCAGCGACTAAAATGACCAAAGAAAAAATGCCTTGAATGAAAAAACGTCCCATCCCCTGTTGTTTTTTTAGATTAAAAAAAGAGTCCACAAAAAAGGTAAATGTCGTGTTTTTTGGACAAAAGACAGGGGGTTTGGGTTTTTAATTACGGGGGGAGTTGTAACAGCTTGCACTTTCTTCAAATGGAAATATCATCCGTCCTTAGAGAACTCAAATAGATTGGGCTCAGTGGCAAATCCCCTCCCCCGGTGTCCCCCTCAGGACAGTTAAGGTAGATAACCCAAACGGTACAGTCGAATTTGTTTTGTTTTTTTTGTAGTATTGCCTTGGCAAAGCATGACGATTTACTCAAGAGGTAACTTTACCGGATGCAATCAGGAACAAATACTGCCCTATTGATTTTCTCCCGCCAGGCCAGGGCTGAAGCGGAGGTAAAGTCATTTGTTCCGACGATGGGTAAAAAAGGAAATACCTCCATTGCCCAGAAGCTCATCCGAAAATCCATTTCCACCGCCCGAAAAACGCGTCTGCCCTTTTTTACCTGCTACGACACAGCCCAACATGGCGATACTTTCGGAGA carries:
- a CDS encoding CotH kinase family protein, coding for MGRFFIQGIFSLVILVAAQSLSGQDVRINEVMSSNIDVIYDEDGDTPDWIELNNFGASPVNLGDYYLSDDSNDLLKWHIPALSLNPGDPFLIFASDKDRTQVSMNWYSVIDRGDVWKYIVPNASVPNSWRNPGFDDGPWNMGGTSIGYGDGDDATYVPNGTISVFMRKHFTLETTEGLEALWLHMDYDDSFVAYLNGTEIARANIGTPGVMVSYNQTAGSDHEAAIYNGGSPEAFNLSEMTSLLVEGDNVLAVQVHNIGAVSSDMSGIPILTLGYVQPVSLNEPLSNDVYLEGGRLHTNFKLSSGGETLYLTHDVEGVVDSLTFGSFPANYSFGRLLNNPDELVYFANPTPEAPNGGTYYSEIVDHEVQFSLNQMFLTSTQSLVLSGAGEGEQIRYTLNGADPTASSAIYSLPINISSNKVVKARITKTGALQGRITSRTYLFDSPHDLPVISLTTDPENLWSNQTGIYALGTNYDNNFPFFGANFWEDWERPAHITMMEPSGQTAFSVNCGISIFGGWSRGNAQKSLSIFMRSEYGDDAIEYHLFDDKPIDQFHSLVLRNSGNDWNTSMMRDGMMSSLVRNLDIDLQAYRPAVMYLNGQYWGIHNIREKVNEDFLEANHGVPASNIDLLEGNASPVEGSNAAYLDMISFLQTNDIAQSANYEAVSERMDISNFADYTIAEIYFDNQDWPGNNIKFWRSHSDGGKWRWILFDTDFGFSTWADANYLNNTLEFATATNGPDWPNPPWSTYLLRRLLQNIEFRNYFINRFADLMNTSFKALTVKNHIDIVAERIESEMPRHSSQWQGPNIWTWSQEIEKMKNFANVRVYYLRNHIRTKFNLPAQYAVGVNRIPETGGIIRLNTLTLYEPQWSGVYFQTVPIRLTAQPNVGYVFDHWEVNGQTLTSETIEVDITQGTNIFAYFAEGSAVTSIVINEINYNSPSWANAGDWVELLNPTANAIDLSAWVMKDDDDAHAFLIPEGTVIPAYGYLVLCQDSDKFEAIHPDVAPYAGEFDFGLGSSGDAVRLYDAAGMLVDSVAYGVSLPWPVAPNGEGPSLELIYYNYDNALPQSWQASSVNTGTPGQPNSSLTATQSPSIKEGLDIYPNPFRDYTLIRPKTVTAAPWAIQIFAADGRQCFETTTQGDEFRWNGHDAGGNRLPAGVYGIRVETGQTIFAARLLLTQ